The stretch of DNA CCCCTACATGCTTAACCCGGGCTCCTTGCGGACCTATCCCGGTAAACCTAGCCTTCTCCGTCACCCCATCGCAGTCACATTCAGTACGGGAATATTAACCCGTTTCCCATTAGCTACGCATCTCTGCCTCGCCTTAGGGGTCGACTCACCCTGCCCCGATTAACGTTGGACAGGAACCCTTGGTCTTCCGGCGTGCGGGCTTTTCACCCGCATTATCGTTACTTATGTCAGCATTCGCACTTCTGATACCTCCAGCAAACCTCACAGTTCACCTTCGACGGCTTACAGAACGCTCCCCTACCCAATATGTTATTCACACACTGCCGCAGCTTCGGTGCATAGTTTAGCCCCGTTACATCTTCCGCGCAGGCCGACTCGACTAGTGAGCTATTACGCTTTCTTTAAATGATGGCTGCTTCTAAGCCAACATCCTAGCTGTCTAAGCCTTCCCACTTCGTTTCCCACTTAACTATGACTTTGGGACCTTAGCTGGCGGTCTGGGTTGTTTCCCTCTTCACGACGAACGTTAGCACCCGCCGTGTGTCTCCCATGCTCAACTTGTCGGTATTCGGAGTTTGCATCGGGTTGGTAAGCCGGGATGGCCCCCTAGCCGAAACAGTGCTCTACCCCCAACAGTTATACATGAGGCGCTACCTAAATAGCTTTCGGGGAGAACCAGCTATCTCCCGGTTTGATTGGCCTTTCACCCCCAGCCACAGGTCATCCGCTAATTTTTCAACATTAGTCGGTTCGGTCCTCCAGTTAGTGTTAACCAACCTTCAACCTGCCCATGGCTAGATCACCGGGTTTCGGGTCTATACCCTGCAACTCATTCGCCCAGTTAAGACTCGGTTTCCCTACGGCTCCCCTATTCGGTTAACCTCGCTACAGAATATAAGTCGCTGACCCATTATACAAAAGGTACGCAGTCACACCATATAGATGCTCCCACTGATTGTACGTACACGGTTTCAGGTTCTATTTCACTCCCCTCGCCGGGGTTCTTTTCGCCTTTCCCTCACGGTACTAGTTCACTATCGGTCAATCAGGAGTATTTAGCCTTGGAGGATGGTCCCCCCATATTCAGACAGGATACCACGTGTCCCGCCCTACTCTTCAAGCTTCCACTTAATGCATATTCATGTACGGGACTATCACCCTCTGTCGTGCGACTTTCCAGACGCTTCCATTTACACACTAAGCTACCCGCTTTGGGCTCCTCCCATTTCGCTCGCCGCTACTTTGGGAATCTCGGTTGATTTCTTTTCCTCGGGGTACTGAGATGTTTCAGTTCTCCCGGTTTGCCTCCTTAACCTATTTTATTCAGTTAAGGATAGTATAGTTACCTATACTGGGTTTCCCCATTCGGATATCGACGGCTATAGCGCTTTTTACCAGCTCACCGTCGCTTTTCGCAGATTAACACGTCCTTCTTCGCCTCTGATTGCCTAGGCATCCACCGTGTACGCTTAATTTCTTAACCTTACAACTTACAGTTGTCTCAGTTTTCTCAATTTCGCTTTTTTCTCTATCTTATCCAAAATATCAATCTAGACTTTCATCTACATCAAACTTCAAATAAAACGAGAACTCGTTTCTTTCAGCTTGTTCCATATTGTTAAAGAGCATTATTTTTCTATCTACTTTACAGTAAATACAAAAATAAAAATTAATGTAAATCGTCCGTCTTTATAATGGCGTCCCCTAGGGGATTCGAACCCCTGTTACCGCCGTGAAAGGGCGATGTCCTAGGCCTCTAGACGAAGGGGACGTAAACGATTTACTTTCAAACAAACAATCTATGTGAACACTGTCAGGCACTTCGTAAGGAGGTGATCCAACCGCAGGTTCCCCTACGGTTACCTTGTTACGACTTCACCCCAGTCATGAACCACACCGTGGTAAACGCCCTCCCGAAGGTTAAGCTATCTACTTCTGGTGCAACCCACTCCCATGGTGTGACGGGCGGTGTGTACAAGGCCCGGGAACGTATTCACCGTGACATTCTGATTCACGATTACTAGCGATTCCGACTTCATGGAGTCGAGTTGCAGACTCCAATCCGGACTTAGACGTACTTTGTGAGGTCCGCTCCAGTTCGCACCTTCGCATCCCTTTGTATACGCCATTGTAGCACGTGTGTAGCCCTGGTCGTAAGGGCCATGATGACTTGACGTCGTCCCCACCTTCCTCCGCTTTATCAACGGCAGTCTCCTTTGAGTTCCCACCATTACGTGCTGGCAACAAAGGATAGGGGTTGCGCTCGTTGCGGGACTTAACCCAACATTTCACAACACGAGCTGACGACAGCCATGCAGCACCTGTCTCATAGCTCCCGAAGGCACTCTCTCATCTCTGAAAGATTCTATGGATGTCAAGACCAGGTAAGGTTCTTCGCGTTGCATCGAATTAAACCACATGCTCCACCGCTTGTGCGGGCCCCCGTCAATTCATTTGAGTTTTAACCTTGCGGCCGTACTCCCCAGGCGGTCGATTTAACGCGTTAGCTCCGGAGCCCAAGGGTCATGCCCCCAAACTCCAAATCGACATCGTTTACAGCGTGGACTACCAGGGTATCTAATCCTGTTTGCTCCCCACGCTTTCGCATCTCAGCGTCAGTATTTGTCCAGAAGGCCGCCTTCGCCACCGGTATTCCTCCACATCTCTACGCATTTCACCGCTACACGTGGAATTCTACCTTCCTCTACAATACTCTAGATAACCAGTTTTAAGTGCAATTCCCAGGTTGAGCCCGGGGCTTTCACACCTAACTTAATCATCCGCCTACATGCCCTTTACGCCCAGTCATTCCGATTAACGCTCGCACCCTCCGTATTACCGCGGCTGCTGGCACGGAGTTAGCCGGTGCTTCTTCTGTAATTAACGTCAATTAACTATCCTGTTAGAATAGTTACCTTCCTCATTACCGAAAGTACTTTACAACCCTAAGGCCTTCTTCATACACGCGGCATGGCTGCATCAGGGTTTCCCCCATTGTGCAATATTCCCCACTGCTGCCTCCCGTAGGAGTCTGGACCGTGTCTCAGTTCCAGTGTGGCTGGTCATCCTCTCAGACCAGCTAGAGATCGTCGCCTAGGTAGGCCTTTACCCTACCTACTAGCTAATCCCATATGGGTTCATCAAATGGCATGTGGCCCTAAGGTCCCACACTTTGGTCTCGCGACATTATACGGTATTAGCAGTCGTTTCCAACTGTTGTCCCCTTCCATTTGGCAGATCCCCATACATTACTCACCCGTCCGCCACTCGTCAGCAAGAGCAAGCTCTTCTGTTACCGTTCGACTTGCATGTGTTAAGCCTGCCGCCAGCGTTCAATCTGAGCCATGATCAAACTCTTCAATTTTAAAGTTTGATGCTCAATAACTGTTTCTGACATATTCAAATGAATCTTCAGTGTCACTTATCAAGACTTGATTTTTTTAAGTCCGTAGACTTTAATTTCTTCGTCCTGACAGTGCCCACACAGATTGTCTGTTCTTAATTTTTAAAGAGCTGACAGCGTGTTGCTTTTGCTGTCTCAAGGGTTGCGTATACTACGCTTTCCTTTTTAATTCGTCAAGAAAATTTTTAATTTTTTTCTTAACTTTTTCACCTCTCCGTTTTGCTTTCCGCTTCAACGAATCAGTGGTGCGCATTATAGAGATCTTTTTTATTAGAGCAAGCCTATTTTTCGTTTTTTTTCTCGTTTGCTGTTTTTTCACTCACAACGGATATTGGACTTAAAATCGACTTAACTAACAAAGTTAAATAATACAATTAATTAACATCTATTTGACTAGCAAGCCTTTAAATTGGGCAGCGAACTCATCAACTTTATTCCAATCCGTATATTCTATTTCAGCTTGTGTTATATCTGTATCACCTTTACCTAGCCACATAATAAAACGAATCATGTTTCTATCAAACCAATTATATGTAGGATAATAAAGCGCGCCAGCAAATACAGCTTTTATTGTTGGTTTCCACTGAATTTTAGATAAAAACTTTTTAGTATAAAGATTTGTTTCCGGTGTATTTTTATGAGCTTTTCTAGCAACTAAATTGACACCGAAAAAACCTGTCAAAATTTGATTAAGTTCCTCATAATGATTATCAATAAATGTTTTAATTAATTTATCATAATAACCATAACGAATTGATGTCCCGATAATTACCGCTTTATAGTCTGATAATTTAATGGATGAGTTTTTGTGTAATTGAATCAAATCACATTCAATAGTTGAGCCTAGTTGAAACTGAATTCGTTTCATAATCTTTTCTGTTTGATGCTCATGAGTTGTATAAAGTAGTAGTAATTTCACGTTTCCTCTTACTTAGTTATAGGCAATTATGTCTATAACTATATATAATTTTTTAATATCAAGCTATGACTTCCAAAATACAGGCGTAAAAATAACGAGTAAAGTAAATATTTCTAAACGTCCAAATAGCATATCAATAATCATCACCCACTTAACTAAGTCCCCCACATGACTGAAATTATCACTAGCTTCACCGATACCAATACCTAAATTATTTAACGAAGATGAAACAATATAAAATGCATCCATCGCATTTGAGCCACTTGCCATAACTACAAATAGACTGACTAGAAAAACTAATGCATATGCAGAAAAGAAACCCCATACCGACTCGATAATACGTTCTGGTAGTACGCGCTTATTAAGTTTTAGACTATAAATAGCATTAGGATGGACAAGTCGCTTGAGCTCACGAGAACCTTGCATAAATAGCAGTAAGACTCGAACAACTTTCATACCACCGCCCGTTGAGCCAGCGCAGCCGCCAATAAATGAAGCACAAAGTAATAAAATAGGTAACACTGGTGGCCAGCTACTTGTGTTCTCAACAGAAAAACCAGTTGTAGATGCGGTTGAAACAACTTGTAATATAATTTTGTCGATCGAGTTTGCGACACTTTTCGCGCCGATCCAAATAGAAAGGATGATGACACTGATAATAATCAAAGCACACAAAATCATTAAAAACGTACGAAACTCTTGATCTCTTAAATAGTGTTTGAGGGACAATTGATTAAAACAGATAAAATGTAAACCAAAATTACATCCCGATAAAATCAAGAAAAAAGTAATAATATAGTTGATAACAGGATTATTAAAATACGCTAAACTACTATCATGGGTTGAAGCCCCGCCCATTGAAATAGTAGAAAAACTATGGGATATCGCATCAAAAAGATCCATACCGGCAAGCCATAAACATAAAGCACACACAATCGTTAGAATAATGTAGATAGACCACAGTACTTTTGCCGTTTGCGCAATTCTAGGCCGCATTTTATTATCTTTTTGCGGTCCCGGTATTTCAGCTCGATACAACTGCATTCCACCAACACCAAGTAGTGGTAAAATGGCAACCGCTAAAACGATAATACCCATCCCACCAAGCCATTGTAGTAACTGACGGTAAAATAGTAATGCTTTTGGTAACGTATCAAGATGAGTAATGCTTGTCGCCCCCGTTGTAGTTAACCCAGAGAACGACTCAAAAAACGCAGTAGTTAAATTAAGATTAAGATGATTATCGAAAATAAAAGGAAATGCGCCTATAGTCCCTAACACAACCCAGAATAATACAACAATTAAGAAACCTTCTCGAGTACTAAGCTCATTTTTATACCGACGATTAGGTAACCATAAAACAATACCTAAAATAAATGCAACGATAAACGATTGAATGAAAATAGTTCCGCCACCATCACGATAGATAACAGCCACTAATGCAGGAATAAGCATAAACACTGACAATAGAGCAATGAGTAAACCAACAATACGAATAATTGAGCGCCAATGCATCATCATGCTTTCTCTTTCAAATACTTATTTAAACCCTTTATGGGCCTTAATTAAATCATATGCTATTTGAATCTCTTGTGCTCTCTTTTTAGCTGCTTCTAGCATCTCTTTAGGTAGCCCTTTAGATACAAGTTTATCTGGATGATGTTCATTCATCAGTTTACGATAAGCTCTCTTAATAGTTGCGTTATCTGCTGATGACTCTACACCCAATACTTTATAAGCATTATTTATATCATTTTGTGGTGACTTATTTTGGTAAGACCCCTGATGGTAACCTTGCTGCCTATACTGATTATTATTTTGATGCTGCTGGCCTTGTTGAAATTGGTAACTTGCCATCATCATCTGAATATACATAGTCATTTGAACACGCGGTATATGAAATGCCTGCGCAACTATATATAAAATATGTTCTTCTTTTTCATGCAATAAACCATCGCTAATAGCAGCTTTGATCAAAGTTTCACAAAAAATATTTAAGACCTTTTTACGAAAACGATACTGCTCATAAAGTTCATTTAAACGCTCTTGTAGAGGATAGTCTAATGACTTACCTCGATTAAATGAATCTTGAGCTAATTTCCGTTTTTCAGTATCAAGTTGTAACTCGTCCATAAAATTTTGGGCGATACTGATATCATATTGTGTAACTTGACCTTTAGCCTTACTTAAATGACCAAGAACTTCAAAAGCAACGGTCAAAAATAAAGT from Orbaceae bacterium lpD04 encodes:
- the hemG gene encoding menaquinone-dependent protoporphyrinogen IX dehydrogenase; the encoded protein is MKLLLLYTTHEHQTEKIMKRIQFQLGSTIECDLIQLHKNSSIKLSDYKAVIIGTSIRYGYYDKLIKTFIDNHYEELNQILTGFFGVNLVARKAHKNTPETNLYTKKFLSKIQWKPTIKAVFAGALYYPTYNWFDRNMIRFIMWLGKGDTDITQAEIEYTDWNKVDEFAAQFKGLLVK
- a CDS encoding TrkH family potassium uptake protein, whose protein sequence is MHWRSIIRIVGLLIALLSVFMLIPALVAVIYRDGGGTIFIQSFIVAFILGIVLWLPNRRYKNELSTREGFLIVVLFWVVLGTIGAFPFIFDNHLNLNLTTAFFESFSGLTTTGATSITHLDTLPKALLFYRQLLQWLGGMGIIVLAVAILPLLGVGGMQLYRAEIPGPQKDNKMRPRIAQTAKVLWSIYIILTIVCALCLWLAGMDLFDAISHSFSTISMGGASTHDSSLAYFNNPVINYIITFFLILSGCNFGLHFICFNQLSLKHYLRDQEFRTFLMILCALIIISVIILSIWIGAKSVANSIDKIILQVVSTASTTGFSVENTSSWPPVLPILLLCASFIGGCAGSTGGGMKVVRVLLLFMQGSRELKRLVHPNAIYSLKLNKRVLPERIIESVWGFFSAYALVFLVSLFVVMASGSNAMDAFYIVSSSLNNLGIGIGEASDNFSHVGDLVKWVMIIDMLFGRLEIFTLLVIFTPVFWKS
- the djlA gene encoding co-chaperone DjlA, which encodes MSFIWAIVTAMIFSYIFKSGWLFLLGLFVGPMLYRAFNRIAPVRQSQPSPTLFLTVAFEVLGHLSKAKGQVTQYDISIAQNFMDELQLDTEKRKLAQDSFNRGKSLDYPLQERLNELYEQYRFRKKVLNIFCETLIKAAISDGLLHEKEEHILYIVAQAFHIPRVQMTMYIQMMMASYQFQQGQQHQNNNQYRQQGYHQGSYQNKSPQNDINNAYKVLGVESSADNATIKRAYRKLMNEHHPDKLVSKGLPKEMLEAAKKRAQEIQIAYDLIKAHKGFK